TCGCCCGCCTACGCTTGGCACTTCAATGTTTTCTTCCATGCTAACCATGTCTCTCAGCGCACAGGCGTAGTTAATCTTTATCTCTTCCGCATGGCTAATCGGCGTGCGGAATATCTTGGCAATGTCGCTGGTAATCTGATTACCAGCCACCGGAATCACTGCCGTATGGCGAATTGCGCCGTCGGTATACAACACCATATCAATAGTGCCGCCACCAATATCAACAACACAAACACCTAATTCTTTTTCATCATCCGTTAGTACCGCGTAACTGGATGCCAGCGCAGAAAATATCATATGATCCGCTGTCAGCTCGCAACGTTCAATACATTTCACTAAATTCTTTGCCATATCATCCGCACAAGTAATGATATGTGCCTCAGCTTCCATTCTGACTCCCGACATGCCAATCGGATTTTTAATGCCTTCCTGCACATCTATCGTATATTCCTGCGGTAACACATGCAGTAAACGACGTTCTGCCGCAATTGGCACTGAACGCGCAGCGTGGATAACATTATCCACATCGTCTTGTGTCACTTCCTTATTATTAATAGGCACCATGCCACTTTCGTTCTGGCATTGTACATGGCGTCCGGAAATAGACATGAACACAGATGAAACGCGGCAATCAGCCATTAATTCCAATTCTTCAACAGCGCGCTTAACCGACTGAACCACCAGATTCAAATCATTTACACCACCTTTATCCATACCTCGAGCTGCATGTGTGCCAACACCCACGATGCTGATGTCACCATCTTCCAGCAACTCACCAACAACGGCCTTTACCTGACTGGTGCCGATGTCGAGTCCAACGATTAAATTTCTGTCTATGACTTTTGACACGCTTTATTTTGCCTATCTCGTTATCTGCTCATTCATTCCCGGAATTTCCGGAACCTTTATCTATTCAACTTATGACGTTTTTTTGCCTGGCTCTTTCCAGCCAACCGCTAATCCGGTGTCATACCGCAAATCCACATAGTTAACGGCTTTATCCTCTTTCAACAGCAGTGGATAAATATCAATAAACCGCTGTAACCGTCCCATGAACTCGGTACGCCCCAAATTCAAATCTATATCGTTGTGCAAACGTAGCTGCCAGGCAAAACGCTCACTCAACGAAAGCTCCACAATACGCAAACCCGTGGTTTGCAATAATTCCTGCATGGAGCGATATCCTTCCAATGCTGCCTTTTCACTTCCACCCGGCCCTAACAACATGGGCAGGTCGGATAATGCTTCTGGCACTTGTGCCTGAAAGCTGCCACCGTACTGATTCAGCAACATATCGTCGTGCCATCTGGCAACCGCTGTTTGCTCAACCACGTACACGCGCAATGTATCTGGCCATTCCTTACGCACTGAGCTTTTATAAACCCAAGGCAACGCTTCAATATCATCGTGAACCTTGTCCACGTCCAAATCAAAGAAGCTTCCGGTTTGCCCTCGTTTCACTACGGCTCGAATATCTTCGTCCTTAAGATAAGTGCGCTCGCCCGCAATCAATATTTGTCGCAAAGGCACACGCTGTTCATCTTCCAGCCATTGCATCAGGCCATGCCACAGGTATATCAACCCCAGCATCACCAATGTAAAAAACACCAACCCCGTCCACAGTTTTATGTTGCGCAACGGACTGGTATGTTCAGAACTCACCTACGCTCCAGTACGAAAGCTCGTTTCTAAAATCGTCAGGCATAATTCTTTAAAATTTAACCCGGACTGTTTAGCCGCCATAGGTACTAAACTCTTTTCAGTCATTCCCGGTACAGTGTTGGCTTCCAAAATAAACATCTCGCCTTGTTGCGACTGCATAAAGTCAACGCGCCCCCAACCTGAGGCTCCCAAAGCTTTATACGCTTTAACCGCTAATTCTCCGAGCTTTTTCTCGGCTTCTGCTGGAAGGCCGCCCGGACAATGGTATTCGGTCTTATTCGACTCGTACTTAGCGGTGTAATCGTAAAAGACTCTTGGTGTCGTCATGCTGATCGAAGGCAACGCCTTATCTGCCAATATCGAAACCGTGAACTCCTTACCATTAACAAAGCGCTCTACCAAAACATTGCTGTCGTATTTAAAGGCTTCCTGTAAGGCGTGTTCAAAATCTTCAACACTGCTGACTTTTGCCATGCCAATGCTGGAACCTTCCAATGAAGGTTTCACCATAACAGTACCGCCTAGCTCTTCTAGCACAGCCGCCAAATCGACCGATTCATGTTGACGAATAACTCTATAATCTGCGGTTGGTAAACCCGTAGCCTGAAAAATCTGTTTACTGCGGATCTTGTCCATGCTCAGTGCAGAACCTAATACTCCGCTACCAGTATACGGGATCTTCATGCAATCCAACGCGCCTTGCAAAGTTCCATCTTCACCACCACGACCATGCAAAATAATAAAAACACGATCAAATTTATCTGTGACCAACTCAGTAATGGGGCGCTCTCTGGGATCAAAACGATGCACATCCAGACCAGCTCCCTGCAATGCAGCCAACACCGCACTACCTGAACGCAGGGAAACCTCTCTTTCAGCAGAATCACCGCCCATTAACACAGCGACTTTTCCAAACTCTTTTACATTACGAGTAGTGGCTACCATTATTTATTTACTCCTGCATTACCTGAACGCAGCTTGTTCTGCTGAAATTTACTTTCTTCCAATCGCTTGGCGACCTGACTGATATTGCCCGCGCCTTGAGTCAAAATCACATCCTGATCTTTGATAATGTCGGCAAGCACTTTTGGCAATTCATCTGTGCTGGCTACATATACGGGCTCAATCTGTCCACGCTGACGAATGGAACGGCATAGCGATTTACTGTCTGCACCTTCAATCGGCTCTTCGCCGGCAGGATATACATCCAGCAACAGCAATACATCAACCTGAGACAACACGCGAACAAAGTCTTCGTACAAGTCACGAGTCCGGCTGTACCGATGCGGCTGATATGCCATAACCAAACGTCGCTCAGGCCAGTTATTGCGCGCCGCTTCTATCGTTACCGCCACTTCTGTTGGGTGATGCCCATAATCATCAACCAGGGTCACGGTTCCCGTTTCACAACTAAAATCGCCCAGCATTTCAAAGCGTCTACCTATTCCCGAGAATGTCGCTAACGCCATTTGAATATCTTCGTCGGAAATACCTTCCTCAGTGGCAACCGCAATCGCCGCCAAGGCATTTAATACATTATGTTTACCCGGCAAGTTGACCGTAATAGGTACGTCTTGCCTGTCTTTGCGTTGCAACATAAACGAGCTCTGGTTGTAACCAGACACCAAATCCACCGCCCGAACATCAGCATCTTCATGCAAGCCGTATGTTACATATTGTCGGCCTAACCCCGGAGCCAATTCGCGAATCACGGGATCATCGACGCACAGCACAGCCAAACCGTAAAAAGGCAAGTTATGCAAGAACTCAACGTACGTGTCTTGCATCTTCTGAAAATCCCCGCCATAGGTGTCCATATGATCGGCTTCGATGTTAGTCACCACCGACACCATAGGCTGCAAGTGAATAAATGACGCGTCACTTTCGTCTGCCTCGGCAATAAAATAACGGCTGCTGCCTAACTTGGCGTTGCTACCCAAACTGTTTAACTTGCCACCAATCACGAAAGTGGGATCCAATCCAGCCTGCCCAAACAAAGTAGCAAGCAAGCTGGTTGTGGTGGTCTTACCATGAGTTCCGGCCACCGCAATGCCATGACGAAAACGCATCAATTCAGCCAGCATCTCGGCTCGGCGAATTACCGGAATACGCGCTTCATTCGCTGCCATCACTTCCGGGTTATTCGGGTCGATAGCGCTAGACACAACCACCACGCTGGCTGTCGCCACGTTCGCTTTGCTGTGCTCAAAAAAGATTGTTGCACCCAAGGACTGTAAATGCCTTGTCATTTGGCTAACTTGCTTGTCGGAACCAGAAACCTGATAGCCCTCGTTCAACAACACTTCTGCGATGCCTCCCATGCCAACGCCGCCGATACCAATAAAATGGATCTGCTTGATTCTGCGCATTTCTGGCACTGCATATGCCGTTGATACCGTTGGAGTCATGCTCATGCCGCCACTCCGGTGACATTCAGGCTGACTTGCGCGCAGATTTGAGCGACTTGTTGGGTTGCATCATGTTTTGCCAATGACCTAGCCTTACTTCCTATGGTTACTACTTTTTCAGGGTCGCTTAACAACGTTCTTAACATGCCAGTTAAGCCACCGGATACTAATTCTGTTTGCGGCAATAATAGCGCCGCCTCTTTGTCCACCAACGACCTTGCATTCAAGGTTTGATGATCATCGACCGCATGAGGCAACGGCACAAATATGGCGCAACGCCCCGATGCAGCAACCTCTGCAACAGTTAACGCACCAGCACGACAAATAATGATATCTGCCCAGCTATAAGCGCTAACCATGTCATCAATAAACTCCGTCACATCCCACTGGCATTGAGCACTATCTGCTTCACCTGCCTCACCTAACTTAGTGCGATAAGCAGTCGTTACCGCTTCAACATGGCCTTTGCCACATTGATGCTGAACAACAAGTTTGGTGTTGGACTCTTGCATTAGCGCTTTAAGCGCATTCAAGGCTTTGGGCACCTGCTCGTTTAAGCATTGCGCGCCAAGACTGCCGCCAACAACCAACAAATTATAATCATTCCCATGAACAGCCTTTTCCGGAACGGCATTAAATTCATTGCGCACCGGATTGCCGACCCATTTTGCTTTGGGATTACCCTGAAAACTTTGATCAAACCCAACTAATAAGCGCTTGGCGACATGACTCAATAGTCGATTGGTCATGCCGGGAACCGCGTTTTGTTCATGAATAACCACTGGCACGCCCATCAACCAGGCAGCAATACCGCCAGGGCCACTGGCAAACCCGCCCATTCCCAACACCACGCTTGGTTTGAATTTGCGGATCACCTGAATGGCTTGCCAAATCGCTTTAATAATCAAAAATGGCGCCGCTAATAAGCGCATCACACCATTACCGCGAACCCCTGACACATCAATAAAACTGATGTCAAAGCCGGCTTTTGGCACTAACTGAGCCTCCATTCTGGCAGGTGTACCCAACCAATGGATTTGCCAGCCCTGCGCCTGCAATTCTCTGGCAACAGCGATACCGGGGAATATATGCCCACCAGTACCACCAGCCATGACCAGTAAACGCTTACTCATGAACGCCCCCGGCGATAATCAATATCAGCATCAAAAGGAGGTTCATCGTCTCCAATAAGCTCTTGATCATAGTCAGCGTTTACATCATCCATAAAATCATCCAGCTCATCGGTATCCAGCACTTTTCTGGATACTGTTTCAGAATCAGACTCTGATTCTTGCTTGGAACGTCGGCTAAAAAGACTTTTCCACTTACTGGTTTTCGTTTCTTCCTGAGAGTCGCTAATCTCTGCTGAGACAGCTTCTTGGGATTTAGATTCAGATTTAGAGTGAGCTGCGCGCTTTTTATCACTTTTACTCATGGCTTGCACGCCCATGACGCGTAACTCAAAATCAATCCGCACCAGTATCGACACGGCAATACACATAATGATCAAACTGGAACCGCCAGAACTCACCAAAGGTAAGGTCAAGCCCTTGGTGGGCAGCACGCCAGAACTAGCTCCAACATTCACAGCGGTTTGAAAAGCAATCCAAACCCCAATGGCATAAGCCAGATAAGCTTCAAAAGCCAAGTTCTTTTGTAACGCACGGTTGCCAATAACCAGCGCTTTCACCACGATAAAAAAGAGCAATCCGAGAATCGCAATCACCCCGGTGAAGCCCAGCTCTTCTGCAATAATAGCGACAATAAAGTCGGTATGCGCTTCGGGAAGAAACTCTAACTTTTGTAAGCTATTTCCCAAACCTTGACCAAACAGGTCTCCACGACCAAACGCCATTAACGACTGAGTAAGCTGATAACCAGTACCAAAAGGGTCAGCCCAGGGGTCTAAAAACGCGGTGACACGCTTCATGCGGTATTCTTCAAACACAATCAAGGCAACAACCGCCGAAATACCAGCAAACGCCAAGCCGAAGAACTGCCACAATTTCGCGCCAGCCAGAAATAACAAGCTCACGGTCGTGGCGAACATCACAATGACTGTGCCCAAATCAGGCTGTTTAAGTAATAACAATGCCAACACAAAGAAAACGATCAGCGGCTTAATAAAGCCTTTGATATTCTCCGTTACTTCACCATAACGACGAACCAGATAACCCGCCAGATAGCAGAAGAAAAACAGCTTTGCCGGCTCTGCGGCTTGTACCGTAAAGGGGCCAATCACAAGCCAGCGGGTACTACCATTAACGGTGCGCCCTACCACTAATACAGCTAACAACAATAAAATCGCTAATAACAAGAGCCAGCCATTGCTCGCTTTCCACCACGACATGGGGATCATCATAGTGATCATGCCGGCTGAGCAGGCGATTGCCATGTAAATGCCGTGGCGGATGGAAAAATGGAACGGATTGTTAAACATCCTCTCAGCGACGGGAATGGACGCAGATGTCACCATCACAAAGCCCAAACACAACAAGGCAAAGGCCACCAAAACCAACATAACGTCGTAGGCTTTATATTGCTTGCTCTTCTCATATCGCTGTTGAAACAACTGCTGCAATGAACCAGACACAGAAAAACTCGAACCCTGCGTCTCATGGCGCATGGGTCGAGTTGGATGCTGTGGATGCATTGCAGAACCTAACATCAGGACAGAGCCTCCACTGAATCAATGAAACATTGACCACGATGCTCATAGTTACGGAACATATCCAAACTGGCACAGGCAGGAGACAACAATACCGCATCACCTTCGTTAGCCACTTTAGCCGCTTCGGCTACCGCAGTCGGCAAATCAGCCACAAGCTTGGCATCAGCCTTAAGCTGTTTCAGAAGAAGAGCGTCTTTGCCGTACAGGAATAAGTGATCGACCTGTTGCTCAAAGGTTTCTCTTAACGGAGACAAGTCCGCCTGTTTGCTGTCACCACCGGCTAATAAAATAAGCTGCCCCAAAATAGTAGGGCGCAAACCATGAACTGCCGCTAGTGTCGCGCCTACATTGGTCGCCTTGGAATCGTTGATCCAATCAACGCCATATTTATTGCTGACTTTCTGGCAACGATGAGGTAACCCGGCAAATTGAGTCACCGCCTGAATAATGTCAGCATCACGAATGCCCAACGACTTGGCCATGGCAGCGGCAGCCTGAATGTTCATCAGGTTATGCACGCCTGCCAGCTTGATCTCACTCGCAGGTAAAAAGCGCTCGCCGTTATAGGTAATAGCAGACTTATCTTCCGTTAAACCCCAGCCACCTTCTTTATTTTCGGCTGAGAAATACTGAACAGATATACCAGAAACAATCAGGTCAGGGCTTGGCAGGGTATGAATGTCATCCAGATTACAAACCACCTGCTTTGCATTGTCATAAATACGCAGTTTCGCAGCGGCGTAATCATCGAAGTCCGAGTATCGATCCATGTGATCGTCGGTAATATTCAAGATACAGGCAACGTCTGCTTGCAAGCTGTCGGTACTTTCCAACTGAAAACTGGATAACTCTAAAATAAATACGTCTGCATCAGCATGGGTTTCCAGTAACTGCAATGCTGGCGTGCCGATATTGCCACCTAGCGCAGGTTTCAGCCCTGCCTGGGACACAATTTCTTGCAACAAGGACACAACCGTAGACTTACCGTTAGAACCCGTTACTGCCAATAATGATTTATTCGGCATCCATTCATTGAAGAACAAGGCGAACAGCTCGATGTCCCCCATCAAGATTTTGCCGTCTTGTGAAGCCTTGGCGATAGCGGGTGTACTCAAAGCAATACCTGGGCTGACAACCAACACATCAGCCTGCTGTAACATTGCCTCGTCTAACTTACCCAAGGTAACAGGTATCGGTAAATCAATGGATTCGAGCACTCTGGTATCCATCGCGCTTAGAGTTAGCCCCAGGCTTTTTTGGTGCTGTAATAAAAAACGCACGCACGACAAGCCGGTGATACCCAAGCCAATCACTGCGATGTTTTTATTTTTTAAACAGCTCACACTTCTCATCAATTCTCTTACCTTAGCTCTTATCTTAATTCTTATCTTAATTTAAGCGTCGCTAAACCAATCAGCACCAAGATGATAGAAATAATCCAAAAACGAACAATCACTCTAGGCTCTGGCCAACCTTTCAGTTCATAGTGGTGATGAATAGGCGCCATACGGAAAATACGCTGCCCGCGCAGCTTGAAAGACCCTACCTGTAAAATCACCGATAGCGCTTCCATTACAAATACACCGCCCATGATCACCAACACTAATTCCTGACGAACCAAAACAGCCAAGATGCCTAATGCACCGCCTAACGACAAGGAACCGACATCGCCCATAAACACTTGCGCCGGATAAGTGTTGAACCACAAAAAGCCTAACCCGGCACCCACAATGGCAGTACACACCACGGCCAATTCGCTGGTCAGGGGCAAATGTGGAATATTCAAATAAGCGGAAAAGTTCACGTTTCCGGTCACATAAGCAAAAATAGCAAAAGCCCCTGCAACCAGAATCGTTGGAACAATGGCCAAGCCGTCCAAACCGTCGGTCAGGTTCACCGCATTACTGGTTCCCACGACAACGAAGTAAACCACCACCACGAAAAACAGGCCAAGCTGTGGCATCACTTCTTTGAAGAAAGGAATAATCATCGCGGTTTCATTCGGATCCTGACTGGTCGCATACAGGTAAAACGCCACCACAATGGCAACGGTCGATTGCCAGAAGAACTTCCAGCGGGCAATTAAGCCTTTGGAATCTTTGCGGATCACTTTGCGATAGTCATCCACAAAGCCAATGATGCCGTAAGAAACAATAATGCCAATCGTCACCCATACGTACTTATTACTTAAATCAGCCCACAGTAAGGTGCTGATCAAAATAGCAGCCAAAATCAGTACACCACCCATCGTTGGAGTTCCAGACTTGGACAAATGCGATTTAGGCCCGTCATCACGCACGGTCTGACCAATTTGCATGGTTTGTAAATAGCGAATAACCCGAGGCCCCATCAAGATGGCAATCAATAACGCCGTTAACGTGCTCATAATGGCGCGCATCGTCAAATAGGAAAAGACGTTAAATCCAGGGTCGACGAATTGCTCTAACCACTGAGCAAGGAGGATTAACATGCCATCAGCCCCCTAAAGCGTTCCAACTTTCCCAACGGAGATTCCTCCAGGGCAGATACCACTCTTTCCATCCTGGCACTACGAGATCCTTTCACCAGAATACTGAGATCACACTTTTCATTGCGTAAATCTTCTGTCATCTGAGCCACTAACTCGTCAACATCAGTGAAATGCTTTCCACGCGCTTCCATCATGTCGCTACTGTGCTGGCTTAACACACCCAAGGTATACATGCGGTCAATACCACCTTGCTTTGCATATTCACCTACCTGTTCGTGGTAATAGCGAGCTTTTTCGCCCAATTCCGCCATATCACCCAATACCAGAATGCGACGTCCTGAGAAACTGCCAAGTAAATCAATGGCAGCATTAACAGAAGCCACGTTAGCATTGTAAGTGTCATCCAATAGGCGCACCTGGTTGGTCAATTGCTTCACATTCAAGCGACCGTGAATTTGCTGCATGTTTTGCAGCCCCATCTTCACATCTTCCAATGTTGCACCAACCGACATGGCTAATGCCGCAGCCACCAGCGCATTGTTCACGTTGTGCATACCCGGAATAGGTAAATCGACCCAAACCGAGCCTTGTGGTGTGCGCAAATCAAATTGGGCACACCCATTCATACCCAGCGTGACCTCATCGGGCATATAGTCAGCCATTTGCTCCATGGAAAAGGTTTCTTGAACTGCATGAGCAGACTTACCTTTCCAGAACTCATAAAACTGGCTATCTAAATTCAAGATTGCTTTGCCACCATCACGCAAACCTTTGAAGATTTCTCCCTTTGCTCGCGCAACCCCAAGCAAAGAGCCAAATCCTTCGAGATGCGATGCAGCAGCATTGACGATAGTAGAAACATCAGGGTTTACCAAGCCACAGGTATAGGCGATTTCGCCTCTGTGATTTGCGCCCATTTCGACAACAGCGAAATCGTGAGTTTTATCCAAACGCAATAGGGTCAGGGGAACACCGATGTCATTGTTAAAGTTGCCTTCGGTGGCCAACACGTTGCCGCGACAAGATAAAATGGATGCCACCATTTCTTTAACTGTGGTTTTACCGCAGCTTCCGGTAATGCCAACAGTACGAGGATTCACCTCTTCTTTCACCGCAGCACCTAATCTACCCAACGCTAGTTTGGTGTCGCTGACTTTAATTTGCGGAACGGGAACATCCACCCAATGATCCACAATCGCCGCCACCGCGCCTTTATCAATAGCCTGTTGAATAAATTCGTGACCATCGAAGTTCGGCCCGGTCAGGGCAATAAATAAATCACCGGCGACAATCTTGCGGGTATCCGTACTCACACTGGAAATTTCCAGATTCTCACCTTGCAGCGAACCATCAACTTTTCCAGCAATCCAATCTAGTGTTGTGGAAATCATCGCTCTTCCCCTTGTAAAAGTGTGTTCAGGTAATTGCGTTCGTCATAGGGCAATGTTTGCCCATTTATTATTTGGTAGGTTTCATGGCCCTTACCTGCCAGTAACACCAAGTCATCTGGTGTCGCTTTTCGCAAAGCTGTTTTAATCGCTTCTTTACGATCCGGCACAATCAAAATGTGCTCTGAGTCTGGCCTATCCATGCCCGACAAAATATCCTGGATAATATCCTGAGTATTTTCACTGCGGCTGTTATCGCTGGTCAGAATAATCGCATCTGCACCTTGCTCTGCCGCCTTACCCATTAATGGACGCTTGCCTTGATCCCGCTCTCCGCCACAACCAAACAAGCACCAAAGCTTGCCTTTCATGTGTATTTTCAACGAGGCCAGCACTTGTTCCAGTGCGTCAGGAGTATGGGCATAATCAACAACAAAAGTTGCACTGGGCTTACCGCTGCCAGTTAAGTGGTTTTTTTCAGAACGGAACAGCTCCATTCTACCGGGAACCGGCTGTATCTGCCCCAGGCATTTTTCCAGCTCGGATAGTTCTGCACCCAAACAGAGATACGCCGCCACTGCGCCAATCAGGTTGGCAACATTGAATTCACCCAATAATGAAGTAGTTACCGGCACCTCACCCCATGAGGTATGCAATATGAAACTAATTCCGCGATTGGAATACCGAACCTCTCTGGCGATACAGAACAAGCCTTGCTCAGGCGTTGCTATTTCTACGCCAAAGAAGACAGGTGTTACGCCTTCCGGCATCATGGCTAACCAGTTTTTATGCTCAGCATCACCGGCATTCAAAATCATATGTTTCAAGCCTGGCTGCTTTAACAACATACGTTTGGCTTTTGCGTACTCTTCCATATCACCGTGATAATCAAGGTGATCACGACTTAAATTGGTGAAAATAGCCACGTCGGTATGCAAATGCTTGATACGGCTTTGCACCATCGCGTGTGATGAGGCCTCAAAGGCGACGACGTCCGCACCTTCCGCGCTCAATTCCGCCAAAATGCGATGCATGGTCACGGCAACGGGCGTGGTATTAATGGTTTCTTGCAAATCACCCAAAAAGCCAGCACCTAACGTGCCGATGAGAGCCGCTTTCTTATGCAGCAACTGACCAAGCTGAGCGGCAAAATGCGCAGTCGAGGTTTTACCATTGGTTCCAGTAACAGCAATGGTCTTCATGCTCTGTGAAGGCTCACCATAAAAGGCTTCTGAGAGCTCTGACAAACGATGGAACAAATCATAGAACTTAATAATGATACTGTGCTCACGCATTTCAGTATCGCCATGCTCTGATTCATCTTCTGTTTCAGCAATGATCACTTTTGCCCCAAGGCTAACCGCTTGAGGAATAAACTCACGCCCATCCTGACGATGGCCGTTTACTGCCACAAAGGCTTTGTGAATACCCACTTCACGGCTATCAATGGCCAAATCGACAATGTCGATAGAAGGCGCTTCAATACCGAAAGGTTGTAATAGGGTTTTTAAATCCCTT
Above is a window of Paraneptunicella aestuarii DNA encoding:
- the murD gene encoding UDP-N-acetylmuramoyl-L-alanine--D-glutamate ligase, whose product is MRSVSCLKNKNIAVIGLGITGLSCVRFLLQHQKSLGLTLSAMDTRVLESIDLPIPVTLGKLDEAMLQQADVLVVSPGIALSTPAIAKASQDGKILMGDIELFALFFNEWMPNKSLLAVTGSNGKSTVVSLLQEIVSQAGLKPALGGNIGTPALQLLETHADADVFILELSSFQLESTDSLQADVACILNITDDHMDRYSDFDDYAAAKLRIYDNAKQVVCNLDDIHTLPSPDLIVSGISVQYFSAENKEGGWGLTEDKSAITYNGERFLPASEIKLAGVHNLMNIQAAAAMAKSLGIRDADIIQAVTQFAGLPHRCQKVSNKYGVDWINDSKATNVGATLAAVHGLRPTILGQLILLAGGDSKQADLSPLRETFEQQVDHLFLYGKDALLLKQLKADAKLVADLPTAVAEAAKVANEGDAVLLSPACASLDMFRNYEHRGQCFIDSVEALS
- the ftsW gene encoding cell division protein FtsW, with the protein product MRHETQGSSFSVSGSLQQLFQQRYEKSKQYKAYDVMLVLVAFALLCLGFVMVTSASIPVAERMFNNPFHFSIRHGIYMAIACSAGMITMMIPMSWWKASNGWLLLLAILLLLAVLVVGRTVNGSTRWLVIGPFTVQAAEPAKLFFFCYLAGYLVRRYGEVTENIKGFIKPLIVFFVLALLLLKQPDLGTVIVMFATTVSLLFLAGAKLWQFFGLAFAGISAVVALIVFEEYRMKRVTAFLDPWADPFGTGYQLTQSLMAFGRGDLFGQGLGNSLQKLEFLPEAHTDFIVAIIAEELGFTGVIAILGLLFFIVVKALVIGNRALQKNLAFEAYLAYAIGVWIAFQTAVNVGASSGVLPTKGLTLPLVSSGGSSLIIMCIAVSILVRIDFELRVMGVQAMSKSDKKRAAHSKSESKSQEAVSAEISDSQEETKTSKWKSLFSRRSKQESESDSETVSRKVLDTDELDDFMDDVNADYDQELIGDDEPPFDADIDYRRGRS
- a CDS encoding D-alanine--D-alanine ligase; the encoded protein is MVATTRNVKEFGKVAVLMGGDSAEREVSLRSGSAVLAALQGAGLDVHRFDPRERPITELVTDKFDRVFIILHGRGGEDGTLQGALDCMKIPYTGSGVLGSALSMDKIRSKQIFQATGLPTADYRVIRQHESVDLAAVLEELGGTVMVKPSLEGSSIGMAKVSSVEDFEHALQEAFKYDSNVLVERFVNGKEFTVSILADKALPSISMTTPRVFYDYTAKYESNKTEYHCPGGLPAEAEKKLGELAVKAYKALGASGWGRVDFMQSQQGEMFILEANTVPGMTEKSLVPMAAKQSGLNFKELCLTILETSFRTGA
- the murC gene encoding UDP-N-acetylmuramate--L-alanine ligase, with translation MSMTPTVSTAYAVPEMRRIKQIHFIGIGGVGMGGIAEVLLNEGYQVSGSDKQVSQMTRHLQSLGATIFFEHSKANVATASVVVVSSAIDPNNPEVMAANEARIPVIRRAEMLAELMRFRHGIAVAGTHGKTTTTSLLATLFGQAGLDPTFVIGGKLNSLGSNAKLGSSRYFIAEADESDASFIHLQPMVSVVTNIEADHMDTYGGDFQKMQDTYVEFLHNLPFYGLAVLCVDDPVIRELAPGLGRQYVTYGLHEDADVRAVDLVSGYNQSSFMLQRKDRQDVPITVNLPGKHNVLNALAAIAVATEEGISDEDIQMALATFSGIGRRFEMLGDFSCETGTVTLVDDYGHHPTEVAVTIEAARNNWPERRLVMAYQPHRYSRTRDLYEDFVRVLSQVDVLLLLDVYPAGEEPIEGADSKSLCRSIRQRGQIEPVYVASTDELPKVLADIIKDQDVILTQGAGNISQVAKRLEESKFQQNKLRSGNAGVNK
- a CDS encoding cell division protein FtsQ/DivIB, which produces MSSEHTSPLRNIKLWTGLVFFTLVMLGLIYLWHGLMQWLEDEQRVPLRQILIAGERTYLKDEDIRAVVKRGQTGSFFDLDVDKVHDDIEALPWVYKSSVRKEWPDTLRVYVVEQTAVARWHDDMLLNQYGGSFQAQVPEALSDLPMLLGPGGSEKAALEGYRSMQELLQTTGLRIVELSLSERFAWQLRLHNDIDLNLGRTEFMGRLQRFIDIYPLLLKEDKAVNYVDLRYDTGLAVGWKEPGKKTS
- the ftsA gene encoding cell division protein FtsA encodes the protein MSKVIDRNLIVGLDIGTSQVKAVVGELLEDGDISIVGVGTHAARGMDKGGVNDLNLVVQSVKRAVEELELMADCRVSSVFMSISGRHVQCQNESGMVPINNKEVTQDDVDNVIHAARSVPIAAERRLLHVLPQEYTIDVQEGIKNPIGMSGVRMEAEAHIITCADDMAKNLVKCIERCELTADHMIFSALASSYAVLTDDEKELGVCVVDIGGGTIDMVLYTDGAIRHTAVIPVAGNQITSDIAKIFRTPISHAEEIKINYACALRDMVSMEENIEVPSVGGRPSRSLSRHTLAEVIEPRYQELFELVHREIRNSGLGEQIAAGLVLTGGSSKMEGAVEFAEEFFQMPVRVGRATKVKGLSEYVEDPAFSTAVGLLHYGNEMAQAKNTNKNKAGESVWQRLQSWFKGEF
- the mraY gene encoding phospho-N-acetylmuramoyl-pentapeptide-transferase, with translation MLILLAQWLEQFVDPGFNVFSYLTMRAIMSTLTALLIAILMGPRVIRYLQTMQIGQTVRDDGPKSHLSKSGTPTMGGVLILAAILISTLLWADLSNKYVWVTIGIIVSYGIIGFVDDYRKVIRKDSKGLIARWKFFWQSTVAIVVAFYLYATSQDPNETAMIIPFFKEVMPQLGLFFVVVVYFVVVGTSNAVNLTDGLDGLAIVPTILVAGAFAIFAYVTGNVNFSAYLNIPHLPLTSELAVVCTAIVGAGLGFLWFNTYPAQVFMGDVGSLSLGGALGILAVLVRQELVLVIMGGVFVMEALSVILQVGSFKLRGQRIFRMAPIHHHYELKGWPEPRVIVRFWIISIILVLIGLATLKLR
- the murG gene encoding undecaprenyldiphospho-muramoylpentapeptide beta-N-acetylglucosaminyltransferase, which produces MSKRLLVMAGGTGGHIFPGIAVARELQAQGWQIHWLGTPARMEAQLVPKAGFDISFIDVSGVRGNGVMRLLAAPFLIIKAIWQAIQVIRKFKPSVVLGMGGFASGPGGIAAWLMGVPVVIHEQNAVPGMTNRLLSHVAKRLLVGFDQSFQGNPKAKWVGNPVRNEFNAVPEKAVHGNDYNLLVVGGSLGAQCLNEQVPKALNALKALMQESNTKLVVQHQCGKGHVEAVTTAYRTKLGEAGEADSAQCQWDVTEFIDDMVSAYSWADIIICRAGALTVAEVAASGRCAIFVPLPHAVDDHQTLNARSLVDKEAALLLPQTELVSGGLTGMLRTLLSDPEKVVTIGSKARSLAKHDATQQVAQICAQVSLNVTGVAA